In Triticum aestivum cultivar Chinese Spring chromosome 5B, IWGSC CS RefSeq v2.1, whole genome shotgun sequence, the following proteins share a genomic window:
- the LOC123111703 gene encoding carotenoid 9,10(9',10')-cleavage dioxygenase isoform X2: MWPCRIFQDAPGVCCPLSDPARNSIQVAINGGKSSSSILMIAGGSGFVTIRMLKTTTSPPHALRPSRAYYRPAFSLSATTSSSSLTSNPKKSSIQELRRQLSSRIDDASRVLKKAPQRLLDAIVDSTFKFTHQALLPSESNFAPVDEIGGSIEIFQIEGEIPEDFPEGVYIRNGSNPLFGALHSTVSVFGESSEIWVEGEGMLHALYFTKTGSASSWSVSYDNRYVQSETLKIEQDRQKPCFLPAIEGDSAAIIAAYIFNYLRFGKVNKNITNTNVFEHAGRVYAVAESHQPQEICIQNLETGNTWDIGGEWDRPFTAHPKVAPGSGELVIFGSDAKKPFLVVGVVSDDGTKLKHKVDLKLNRSTLCHDIGVTLKYNIIIDIPLTIDIGRLTTGGQLIEFEKEGYARIGIMPRYGDAESVMWFDVEPFCMFHLINCFEEGDEVVVQGLRSADSVIPGPRLNKQDILPERSELKKDGKAMKQGINEKLFSRLFEWRLNLKTKTVSGEYLTGTECSLEFPMINNHYTGVRHSYGYAQIVDSLTRSAGSSEKVLPKYGGFAKLCLEERENTETSAEDLIKMEIHRLSEDEFCSGASFVPRVGGSHEDDGWIISFVHNERTNTSQVHIIDTQKFEGAPVAKITLPQRVPYGFHGTFVHNNIHGHVNTRSEKNWTA; the protein is encoded by the exons ATGTGGCCATGTCGGATATTCCAAGATGCCCCCGGCGTTTGCTGCCCGTTGTCTGATCCCGCGAGAAACTCCATCCAAGTTGCTATAAATGGAGGTAAATCGTCCTCCTCAATCCTCATGATTGCAGGAGGATCAGGCTTTGTCACTATCAGAATGCTGAAAACTACTACCTCTCCTCCGCATGCCTTGAGGCCTTCCCGTGCCTACTACAGGCCTGCTTTCTCTCTCAGTGCAACAACTTCGTCCTCGTCTCTAACCTCCAACCCAAAG AAATCTTCTATCCAGGAGCTCCGAAGGCAGCTCTCTTCCAGGATCGACGATGCCTCGCGGGTGCTGAAGAAGGCGCCGCAGAGGCTTCTGGATGCAATAGTTGACTCAACCTTCAAGTTTACTCATCAAGCTCTGCTCCCATCTGAG AGCAACTTTGCACCGGTCGATGAAATCGGTGGATCCATAGAGATATTCCAGATTGAAGGAGAGATACCCGAAGATTTCCCCGAGGGCGTGTACATCAGAAATG GTTCCAATCCTCTCTTTGGCGCCCTCCATTCGACGGTCTCCGTCTTTGGGGAGTCCAGTGAGATATGGGTTGAGGGCGAGGGCATGCTCCATGCCCTGTACTTTACCAAGACCGGTTCAGCGTCTTCTTGGTCAGTCTCCTACGACAACCGCTACGTGCAATCCGAAACATTGAAGATCGAGCAAGACCGCCAGAAACCATGCTTCCTCCCTGCTATCGAGGGTGACTCGGCAGCAATTATCGCCGCCTACATTTTCAACTAT CTGAGGTTTGGCAAGGTGAACAAGAACATCACCAACACCAATGTGTTTGAACATGCGGGTAGGGTGTACGCTGTCGCAGAGAGCCATCAGCCCCAGGAAATCTGCATACAAAATCTTGAAACAGGCAATACCTGGGACATTGGTGGGGAGTGGGATCGGCCCTTCACAGCACACCCAAAG GTAGCTCCTGGATCAGGAGAACTTGTCATCTTTGGCTCAGATGCAAAGAAGCCTTTCCTGGTTGTTGGTGTTGTCTCAG ATGATGGAACCAAACTAAAACATAAAGTTGACCTCAAGCTGAACAGATCTACACTCTGTCACGACATAGGAGTTACTCTGAA GTACAACATAATCATAGATATACCACTTACTATTGACATTGGTAGACTCACTACAGGCGGTCA GCTAATCGAATTTGAGAAGGAAGGCTATGCAAGAATTGGGATTATGCCCCGCTATGGTGACGCAGAGTCAGTTATGTGGTTCGATGTTGAACCATTCTGCATGTTCCATCTTATCAACTGCTTCGAAGAAGGTGATGAG gttgttgttcaaggcctccgttCGGCAGACTCCGTCATACCAGGGCCAAGATTAAACAAACAGGACATACTCCCTGAAAGATCCGAGCTTAAAAAAGATGGCAAGGCCATGAAACAAGGAATTAATGAGAAATTATTCTCTCGCCTGTTTGAATGGAGATTAAACCTGAAAACGAAGACTGTTTCAGGGGAATATTTGACTGGCACCGAGTGCTCCTTGGAATTCCCAATGATCAATAACCACTACACAGGCGTGCGTCATAGTTATGGCTACGCACAAATAGTGGATTCTTTAACAAGATCTGCTGGCAGTAGTGAAAAAG TACTCCCAAAGTATGGGGGCTTTGCAAAACTATGCCTTGAGGAGAGAGAGAATACAGAG ACATCGGCGGAAGATCTAATAAAGATGGAAATTCATCGGCTTAGTGAAGATGAGTTCTGCTCTGGAGCATCATTTGTTCCAAGAGTTGGTGGCTCACATGAAGATGATGGATGGATAATTTCTTTTGTACATAATGAAAGAACAAATACGTCACAG GTGCACATTATTGATACCCAAAAATTTGAAGGTGCTCCTGTTGCAAAAATAACATTGCCACAAAGAGTGCCCTATGGCTTTCATGGAACTTTTGTCCATAACAACATACACGGGCACGTGAATACCAGATCAGAAAAAAACTGGACAGCTTAA
- the LOC123111704 gene encoding iron-sulfur assembly protein IscA-like 2, mitochondrial yields the protein MASVRPPLRRLALLLNSRIRANNRFLASASTSTSTSSYPTAAAAGATTTETPAPEGPEVVSMTDNCVRRLKELHTKQPSAKGNMLRLSVEAGGCSGFQYTFSLDSKENADDRVFEKNGVKLVVDNVSYDFVKGSTVDYVEELISSAFVVSTNPSAVGGCSCKSSFMVK from the exons ATGGCCTCGGTTAGGCCCCCTCTCCGCCGCCTCGCGCTACTGCTTAACAGCCGCATCCGCGCCAACAACCGCTTCctcgcctccgcctccacctccacctccacgtCCTCCTACCCCACCGCCGCGGCAGCCGGCGCCACCACCACTGAGACGCCGGCGCCGGAGGGGCCGGAGGTCGTCAGCATGACGGATAACTGCGTCCGT AGGCTCAAAGAGTTACATACTAAACAACCATCTGCTAAGGGCAACATGTTGCGCTTGAGCGTTGAAGCTGGTGGTTGTTCTGGATTCCAGTACACCTTCTCACTGGATAGCAAGGAAAATGCTGATGATAG GGTCTTCGAGAAGAATGGCGTTAAGTTGGTTGTCGACAATGTCTCATATGACTTTGTGAAAGGTTCAACAGTCGATTATGTAGAGGAATTGATAAGCTCAGCATTTGTG GTTTCAACCAATCCAAGTGCTGTTGGAGGCTGCAGCTGCAAGAGTTCCTTCATGGTTAAATAA
- the LOC123111703 gene encoding carotenoid 9,10(9',10')-cleavage dioxygenase isoform X1, with product MWPCRIFQDAPGVCCPLSDPARNSIQVAINGGKSSSSILMIAGGSGFVTIRMLKTTTSPPHALRPSRAYYRPAFSLSATTSSSSLTSNPKKSSIQELRRQLSSRIDDASRVLKKAPQRLLDAIVDSTFKFTHQALLPSESNFAPVDEIGGSIEIFQIEGEIPEDFPEGVYIRNGSNPLFGALHSTVSVFGESSEIWVEGEGMLHALYFTKTGSASSWSVSYDNRYVQSETLKIEQDRQKPCFLPAIEGDSAAIIAAYIFNYLRFGKVNKNITNTNVFEHAGRVYAVAESHQPQEICIQNLETGNTWDIGGEWDRPFTAHPKVAPGSGELVIFGSDAKKPFLVVGVVSDDGTKLKHKVDLKLNRSTLCHDIGVTLKYNIIIDIPLTIDIGRLTTGGQLIEFEKEGYARIGIMPRYGDAESVMWFDVEPFCMFHLINCFEEGDEVVVQGLRSADSVIPGPRLNKQDILPERSELKKDGKAMKQGINEKLFSRLFEWRLNLKTKTVSGEYLTGTECSLEFPMINNHYTGVRHSYGYAQIVDSLTRSAGSSEKVLPKYGGFAKLCLEERENTEVCINQLRASVQLLFNQDFLTQIQAVHQTSAEDLIKMEIHRLSEDEFCSGASFVPRVGGSHEDDGWIISFVHNERTNTSQVHIIDTQKFEGAPVAKITLPQRVPYGFHGTFVHNNIHGHVNTRSEKNWTA from the exons ATGTGGCCATGTCGGATATTCCAAGATGCCCCCGGCGTTTGCTGCCCGTTGTCTGATCCCGCGAGAAACTCCATCCAAGTTGCTATAAATGGAGGTAAATCGTCCTCCTCAATCCTCATGATTGCAGGAGGATCAGGCTTTGTCACTATCAGAATGCTGAAAACTACTACCTCTCCTCCGCATGCCTTGAGGCCTTCCCGTGCCTACTACAGGCCTGCTTTCTCTCTCAGTGCAACAACTTCGTCCTCGTCTCTAACCTCCAACCCAAAG AAATCTTCTATCCAGGAGCTCCGAAGGCAGCTCTCTTCCAGGATCGACGATGCCTCGCGGGTGCTGAAGAAGGCGCCGCAGAGGCTTCTGGATGCAATAGTTGACTCAACCTTCAAGTTTACTCATCAAGCTCTGCTCCCATCTGAG AGCAACTTTGCACCGGTCGATGAAATCGGTGGATCCATAGAGATATTCCAGATTGAAGGAGAGATACCCGAAGATTTCCCCGAGGGCGTGTACATCAGAAATG GTTCCAATCCTCTCTTTGGCGCCCTCCATTCGACGGTCTCCGTCTTTGGGGAGTCCAGTGAGATATGGGTTGAGGGCGAGGGCATGCTCCATGCCCTGTACTTTACCAAGACCGGTTCAGCGTCTTCTTGGTCAGTCTCCTACGACAACCGCTACGTGCAATCCGAAACATTGAAGATCGAGCAAGACCGCCAGAAACCATGCTTCCTCCCTGCTATCGAGGGTGACTCGGCAGCAATTATCGCCGCCTACATTTTCAACTAT CTGAGGTTTGGCAAGGTGAACAAGAACATCACCAACACCAATGTGTTTGAACATGCGGGTAGGGTGTACGCTGTCGCAGAGAGCCATCAGCCCCAGGAAATCTGCATACAAAATCTTGAAACAGGCAATACCTGGGACATTGGTGGGGAGTGGGATCGGCCCTTCACAGCACACCCAAAG GTAGCTCCTGGATCAGGAGAACTTGTCATCTTTGGCTCAGATGCAAAGAAGCCTTTCCTGGTTGTTGGTGTTGTCTCAG ATGATGGAACCAAACTAAAACATAAAGTTGACCTCAAGCTGAACAGATCTACACTCTGTCACGACATAGGAGTTACTCTGAA GTACAACATAATCATAGATATACCACTTACTATTGACATTGGTAGACTCACTACAGGCGGTCA GCTAATCGAATTTGAGAAGGAAGGCTATGCAAGAATTGGGATTATGCCCCGCTATGGTGACGCAGAGTCAGTTATGTGGTTCGATGTTGAACCATTCTGCATGTTCCATCTTATCAACTGCTTCGAAGAAGGTGATGAG gttgttgttcaaggcctccgttCGGCAGACTCCGTCATACCAGGGCCAAGATTAAACAAACAGGACATACTCCCTGAAAGATCCGAGCTTAAAAAAGATGGCAAGGCCATGAAACAAGGAATTAATGAGAAATTATTCTCTCGCCTGTTTGAATGGAGATTAAACCTGAAAACGAAGACTGTTTCAGGGGAATATTTGACTGGCACCGAGTGCTCCTTGGAATTCCCAATGATCAATAACCACTACACAGGCGTGCGTCATAGTTATGGCTACGCACAAATAGTGGATTCTTTAACAAGATCTGCTGGCAGTAGTGAAAAAG TACTCCCAAAGTATGGGGGCTTTGCAAAACTATGCCTTGAGGAGAGAGAGAATACAGAGGTATGTATAAATCAGCTTCGTGCATCAGTTCAGCTACTATTTAACCAAGATTTCCTCACTCAAATTCAAGCTGTACACCAGACATCGGCGGAAGATCTAATAAAGATGGAAATTCATCGGCTTAGTGAAGATGAGTTCTGCTCTGGAGCATCATTTGTTCCAAGAGTTGGTGGCTCACATGAAGATGATGGATGGATAATTTCTTTTGTACATAATGAAAGAACAAATACGTCACAG GTGCACATTATTGATACCCAAAAATTTGAAGGTGCTCCTGTTGCAAAAATAACATTGCCACAAAGAGTGCCCTATGGCTTTCATGGAACTTTTGTCCATAACAACATACACGGGCACGTGAATACCAGATCAGAAAAAAACTGGACAGCTTAA